A genomic segment from Geitlerinema sp. PCC 7407 encodes:
- a CDS encoding shikimate dehydrogenase — protein MITGSTRLLGVMGHPVEHSLSPIMHNAAIAHLGADFVYIPLPVAPDNLPKAIAGLEALGVRGFNLTIPHKQAIMPMLAEVSDLAQAIGAVNTVWWTPQGWSGTNTDVAGFLAPLEALGRDWRSTTAVVLGNGGAARAVVAGCGQLGCQTTYVVGRSADKLAQFQQSWQGSPLAGNLQVRPWEQLADCLAEADLIVNTTPIGMTPHPDASPLDAALAAQIRPRAIAYDLIYTPSPTQFLQQAEAQGAIAIDGLEMLICQGAAGLEIWLEQPVPVAVMRQALHRHLGRT, from the coding sequence ATGATTACTGGTTCAACTCGGTTGCTGGGGGTGATGGGCCACCCAGTAGAACATTCCCTTTCTCCGATTATGCACAATGCAGCGATCGCCCATTTGGGGGCTGATTTTGTGTATATTCCTTTGCCCGTGGCCCCGGACAATCTGCCCAAGGCGATCGCTGGCTTGGAGGCCCTGGGCGTGCGGGGCTTCAACCTGACGATCCCCCACAAACAGGCGATCATGCCGATGCTGGCGGAGGTGTCGGATCTAGCCCAGGCGATCGGCGCGGTGAATACGGTGTGGTGGACCCCCCAGGGCTGGAGCGGCACCAACACCGACGTCGCGGGATTTTTGGCGCCCCTGGAGGCCTTGGGGCGGGACTGGCGCAGCACCACGGCAGTGGTCCTCGGCAATGGCGGCGCGGCGCGGGCCGTGGTGGCGGGCTGCGGGCAGCTAGGCTGCCAAACCACCTACGTGGTGGGCCGCAGCGCGGACAAGCTGGCCCAGTTTCAGCAGAGCTGGCAGGGCTCTCCCCTGGCGGGCAATCTCCAGGTGCGTCCCTGGGAGCAGCTCGCCGACTGTCTGGCCGAGGCCGATCTGATTGTGAATACGACGCCCATTGGCATGACGCCCCACCCCGACGCTTCGCCGCTGGATGCCGCCCTGGCGGCCCAGATCCGGCCCAGGGCGATCGCCTACGACCTGATCTATACGCCCAGCCCGACGCAATTTTTGCAGCAGGCCGAGGCCCAAGGGGCGATCGCCATCGACGGGCTAGAGATGCTGATCTGTCAGGGGGCCGCGGGCCTGGAAATCTGGCTCGAGCAGCCGGTTCCCGTGGCGGTGATGCGTCAGGCCCTGCACCGGCACCTGGGGCGCACCTAG
- the surE gene encoding 5'/3'-nucleotidase SurE translates to MSLILTNDDGIDAPGLQALIQALGDRSAVVAAPKIEWSGCGHRVTTHQPIHVEQRSPQEYAIAGTPADCTRVALSHLCPQATCVVAGINAGGNMGVDVYLSGTVAAVREAAFHGIPGIAISQYRKGKRPVDWQRTSQVAAAVLADLLEQLPDPGRFWNVNLPYLEADDPLPEVVFCEASVDALPVAYRIEGDQFFYSAKYGDRPRTAGTDVDVCFSGRVAVTQLGL, encoded by the coding sequence ATGAGCTTGATTTTGACCAATGATGACGGGATTGATGCGCCGGGACTCCAGGCTCTGATTCAGGCCCTGGGCGATCGCTCGGCGGTGGTTGCCGCGCCCAAGATCGAGTGGTCGGGCTGCGGCCACCGGGTCACCACCCACCAGCCGATCCACGTCGAGCAGCGATCGCCCCAGGAATACGCGATCGCGGGCACCCCCGCCGACTGCACGCGGGTCGCCCTGAGCCACCTGTGCCCCCAGGCCACCTGCGTGGTGGCGGGCATCAACGCGGGCGGCAATATGGGCGTGGACGTCTACCTGTCGGGCACCGTGGCGGCTGTGCGCGAGGCGGCGTTTCACGGCATCCCCGGCATCGCGATTTCCCAATACCGCAAGGGCAAGCGCCCGGTGGACTGGCAGCGCACCAGCCAGGTTGCCGCCGCAGTCCTGGCCGATCTCCTAGAGCAGCTGCCCGATCCCGGCCGCTTCTGGAACGTGAATTTGCCCTATTTGGAGGCCGACGATCCCCTGCCGGAGGTGGTCTTTTGTGAAGCGTCGGTGGATGCGCTGCCCGTGGCCTACCGGATCGAGGGAGACCAATTTTTCTACAGCGCGAAATACGGCGATCGCCCCCGCACCGCTGGCACCGACGTCGATGTGTGCTTCTCGGGCCGCGTCGCGGTTACCCAGCTCGGCCTGTGA
- a CDS encoding bifunctional 2-polyprenyl-6-hydroxyphenol methylase/3-demethylubiquinol 3-O-methyltransferase UbiG, translated as MKLSAQSVEKLEKFFARLQSETYPESPSNIHTAITEQMIGFFFQHYSLPASAKVLDVGCGQGVALERFQARGFRPVGITLNETDVRVCQEKGFEVYQMDQSFLDFDDEQFEFIWCRHCLEHSVFPYFTLSELSRVLKPGGYLYVEVPAPDTVCRHQSNGNHYSVLGKTMWLELFQRSGFRNLNVLDLTFEVVAGPDLYWAFIQQKS; from the coding sequence ATGAAACTCTCGGCTCAAAGCGTCGAAAAACTCGAAAAATTTTTTGCTCGGCTTCAGTCGGAAACCTACCCTGAAAGCCCCAGCAACATCCATACCGCCATCACTGAGCAGATGATTGGCTTCTTTTTTCAGCACTACTCACTGCCGGCGTCCGCCAAAGTCTTGGACGTGGGCTGTGGTCAGGGGGTGGCGCTAGAGCGGTTTCAGGCACGGGGCTTCCGCCCGGTAGGCATCACCCTCAACGAGACGGACGTCCGAGTGTGCCAAGAAAAAGGCTTTGAAGTCTACCAGATGGACCAGTCTTTCCTAGACTTTGACGACGAACAGTTTGAGTTTATTTGGTGTCGGCACTGTCTAGAGCACAGTGTTTTTCCCTACTTTACGCTGAGTGAGCTTTCCCGCGTCCTGAAGCCCGGAGGCTATCTCTATGTAGAGGTTCCTGCGCCCGATACCGTCTGTCGCCATCAGTCCAACGGAAATCACTACAGCGTCTTGGGCAAGACCATGTGGCTGGAGCTGTTTCAGCGCTCTGGCTTCCGTAACCTGAACGTGCTGGACCTGACGTTTGAGGTGGTTGCTGGTCCTGATCTTTACTGGGCTTTTATCCAGCAAAAGTCCTAG
- a CDS encoding Npun_R2479 family HD domain-containing metalloprotein: MYFNATELLIDDFVNKLKTGYRRTYGGWKPEYEDIIGWVGSMALENIANSDALYHNVEHTILVTLVGQEILRGKHIREGGVSPEDWLHFIISLVCHDIGYVKGVCRQDHDGKYATGKGDEMVALPPGSSDAGLTPYHVDRAKLFVDERFGGHKLIDAELIKRNIELTRFPVPAAEDHQDTVNYPGLIRASDLIGQLSDPRYLKKICALFYEFEETGVNKALGYRHPEDLRRNYPKFYWHGVFPYVKTAVQYLLLTQQGKQIVANLHSNVFEVEHSEIAFGLS, translated from the coding sequence ATGTATTTCAACGCGACTGAACTGCTCATCGATGACTTTGTCAACAAACTCAAAACCGGCTACCGACGCACCTACGGGGGCTGGAAGCCCGAATATGAAGACATCATCGGTTGGGTCGGCTCCATGGCCCTCGAAAACATTGCCAACAGCGATGCCCTCTATCACAACGTCGAGCACACCATCCTCGTGACGCTAGTGGGTCAAGAAATCTTGCGGGGCAAGCACATTCGCGAAGGGGGCGTCTCGCCCGAAGACTGGCTGCACTTCATTATTTCTCTGGTCTGCCACGACATCGGCTATGTCAAAGGCGTCTGCCGCCAAGACCACGACGGCAAATACGCCACCGGCAAAGGCGATGAAATGGTTGCCCTGCCTCCCGGCTCCTCAGACGCGGGCCTGACGCCCTACCACGTCGATCGGGCCAAACTGTTTGTCGATGAGCGCTTTGGCGGCCACAAGCTGATCGACGCCGAGCTGATCAAGCGCAACATCGAGCTGACTCGCTTCCCGGTGCCCGCCGCCGAAGATCACCAGGACACCGTCAACTATCCCGGCTTGATCCGCGCCTCGGACTTGATCGGCCAGCTCAGCGACCCGCGCTACCTCAAGAAAATCTGCGCCCTCTTCTACGAGTTTGAGGAGACCGGGGTGAACAAGGCCTTGGGCTATCGGCACCCAGAGGATCTGCGCAGGAACTATCCCAAGTTCTACTGGCACGGCGTGTTTCCCTACGTGAAGACGGCGGTGCAGTACCTGCTGTTGACCCAGCAGGGCAAGCAGATCGTGGCGAATCTCCACTCCAACGTGTTTGAGGTGGAGCACTCCGAGATCGCTTTCGGGTTGTCCTAG
- the tsaB gene encoding tRNA (adenosine(37)-N6)-threonylcarbamoyltransferase complex dimerization subunit type 1 TsaB, protein MSSLPESSYALAIHTSSPDLGLALSDFRGGDRLQTWSLGRQLANELHACLVDFLAPQGWSDLAFLAVAQGPGGFTGTRIGVVTARTLAQQLQVPLFAVSSLEAIAWCHACANPADAQTAIAVEMAAQRGEVFGAIYQRVGDELVCQLADQIYQPETWQRVLADWPTPHRLVRAEGELGATATGILAIAHQQWRRGLRPDWSEALPFYGQHPVKDVV, encoded by the coding sequence GTGTCGTCCTTGCCTGAGTCATCCTACGCCCTCGCCATCCACACCAGCAGCCCGGATCTGGGGCTGGCCCTGAGCGATTTTCGGGGGGGCGATCGCCTGCAAACCTGGAGTCTGGGCCGCCAGCTCGCTAACGAGCTCCACGCCTGCCTGGTGGACTTCTTGGCGCCCCAGGGCTGGTCGGATTTGGCATTTTTGGCGGTGGCGCAGGGGCCGGGGGGCTTCACGGGCACGCGGATCGGCGTGGTGACCGCCCGCACCCTGGCTCAGCAGCTCCAGGTGCCGCTATTTGCGGTGTCGTCCCTGGAGGCGATCGCCTGGTGCCACGCTTGCGCGAATCCCGCAGACGCCCAGACGGCGATCGCCGTGGAAATGGCGGCCCAGCGGGGCGAAGTCTTTGGCGCGATTTATCAGCGGGTGGGCGATGAGCTCGTTTGTCAGCTGGCCGACCAGATTTACCAGCCCGAGACGTGGCAGCGCGTACTGGCCGACTGGCCAACGCCGCACCGACTGGTGCGCGCCGAGGGCGAGCTGGGCGCAACGGCGACGGGCATTTTGGCGATCGCCCATCAGCAGTGGCGTCGGGGACTGCGGCCCGATTGGTCGGAGGCGCTGCCTTTCTACGGCCAGCACCCCGTCAAAGACGTCGTTTAG
- a CDS encoding serine/threonine-protein kinase has product MLDTLLDGRYKIIKTLSKGGFGQTYIAEDTRRPGCPQCVVKHLRPASQDTQFLQVSRRLFTKEAEILEKLGQNPQIPQLLAYFEIEREFYLVQELIVGTALSDEIPHKSHLSETAVRKLLQDVLTTLVFVHGHQVIHRDIKPSNLIRRWSDDRYVLIDFGAVKEIQAPRQDSSELSQITIGIGTHGYMPAEQIAGRPRFSSDLYALGMVAIRALTGIEPTHLPEDPTTGELNWHAYTAVSPDLVQILNRMTLPHFSQRYSSAQEVLQDLQRIDATVPPVPPAAIAPRDRVPTPVDLPRTEFPPTATPPTIAHVDSEIVLPPGRSLWLRAGGMMLGLAAIFSAFRLNPSKTLPQQSLQPPPLTLDYSPALTRQDVVIPFTQISLEPAKAPGYERFASLSVPDTDTTHLAFGSQIRRYDVHIAKMIELSHYFHCMDPYANGVEKAVVWDYRADSGRVKMGVFRLRCTQVKETVAIYGLGPPEPTDVRLGGQNPQSFEVPTLTLQGDWKVSHFLNFVQTLKPER; this is encoded by the coding sequence ATGCTGGACACCCTACTGGACGGGCGCTACAAGATCATCAAAACCCTGAGCAAAGGTGGCTTTGGCCAAACCTACATTGCTGAGGACACCCGCCGTCCGGGCTGCCCCCAATGCGTGGTCAAGCACCTCCGGCCAGCCAGCCAAGATACCCAATTTCTGCAAGTATCGCGGCGCCTCTTCACCAAAGAAGCTGAAATACTGGAGAAACTGGGTCAAAATCCTCAGATTCCCCAGCTTTTGGCTTACTTTGAGATCGAACGGGAATTTTATTTGGTACAGGAGCTCATTGTTGGGACGGCCCTGAGCGATGAGATTCCCCACAAGAGCCACCTCAGCGAGACTGCCGTTCGCAAGCTGTTGCAGGACGTGCTGACGACCCTGGTGTTTGTGCATGGCCATCAGGTGATCCACCGGGACATCAAGCCGAGCAACTTGATTCGCCGCTGGTCGGACGATCGCTACGTGCTGATCGACTTTGGCGCCGTCAAAGAAATCCAGGCCCCCCGCCAAGACAGCTCGGAACTCAGCCAAATTACGATAGGCATTGGTACCCATGGCTACATGCCGGCTGAGCAGATCGCGGGTCGCCCCCGCTTTAGCAGCGATCTCTACGCCCTGGGCATGGTAGCGATCCGGGCGTTGACCGGTATCGAGCCGACCCACCTCCCCGAAGACCCGACCACGGGGGAACTCAACTGGCACGCGTACACAGCGGTGAGTCCAGATCTGGTGCAAATCCTCAATCGCATGACCCTGCCCCACTTCAGTCAGCGCTACAGCTCGGCTCAGGAAGTGCTCCAAGATTTGCAGCGTATCGACGCCACGGTGCCGCCGGTTCCGCCCGCGGCGATCGCCCCCCGCGATCGAGTGCCCACGCCAGTCGACTTGCCCCGCACGGAGTTTCCGCCAACGGCCACGCCCCCCACGATCGCCCATGTGGACTCAGAGATCGTCCTGCCCCCCGGGCGATCGCTCTGGCTACGCGCGGGAGGCATGATGCTGGGCTTGGCGGCGATTTTCTCCGCTTTTCGCCTCAATCCTTCCAAAACCCTGCCCCAGCAGTCGCTGCAGCCGCCGCCTCTGACCTTAGACTACAGCCCAGCCCTCACGCGCCAAGACGTCGTCATTCCGTTTACCCAGATTTCCCTAGAACCTGCTAAAGCGCCGGGCTATGAGCGCTTTGCCAGCCTGAGCGTGCCCGACACGGACACCACACACCTTGCCTTTGGCAGTCAAATTCGGCGCTATGACGTCCACATCGCCAAGATGATAGAGCTGTCCCACTACTTTCACTGCATGGATCCCTACGCCAACGGTGTCGAAAAGGCGGTGGTGTGGGACTATCGGGCCGACAGCGGCCGGGTCAAAATGGGGGTTTTTCGGCTGCGCTGCACCCAGGTCAAAGAAACTGTCGCCATCTACGGGCTCGGCCCACCAGAGCCGACAGACGTGCGCCTCGGTGGCCAAAATCCCCAAAGCTTTGAAGTGCCGACCCTGACTTTGCAGGGCGACTGGAAAGTCAGCCACTTTCTCAACTTCGTGCAGACCCTCAAGCCGGAGCGGTAA
- the psbA gene encoding photosystem II q(b) protein gives MTTTLQRRESANLWQRFCEWVTSTDNRLYVGWFGVLMIPTLLAATVCFIIAFVAAPPVDIDGIREPVAGSLLYGNNIISGAVVPSSNAIGLHFYPIWEAASLDEWLYNGGPYQLVVFHFLIGVFCYMGREWELSYRLGMRPWICVAYSAPVAAATAVFLIYPIGQGSFSDGMPLGISGTFNFMFVFQAEHNILMHPFHMLGVAGVFGGSLFSAMHGSLVTSSLVRETTENESQNAGYKFGQEEETYNIVAAHGYFGRLIFQYASFNNSRSLHFFLAAWPVVGIWFTALGISTMAFNLNGFNFNQSVIDSQGRVIGTWADVLNRANLGMEVMHERNAHNFPLDLAAGEAAPVALSAPAIHG, from the coding sequence GTGGCAGCGTTTTTGCGAGTGGGTCACGAGCACCGACAACCGCCTGTATGTGGGCTGGTTCGGCGTTCTGATGATCCCCACCCTGCTGGCTGCTACCGTCTGCTTCATCATCGCTTTTGTTGCAGCACCCCCCGTCGACATCGACGGTATCCGTGAGCCCGTTGCTGGCTCCCTGCTGTACGGCAACAACATCATCTCTGGTGCTGTTGTTCCTTCTTCCAACGCTATCGGCCTGCACTTCTACCCCATCTGGGAAGCTGCTTCCCTCGATGAGTGGCTGTACAACGGCGGCCCTTACCAGCTGGTTGTGTTCCACTTCCTCATTGGCGTTTTCTGCTACATGGGTCGTGAGTGGGAACTGAGCTACCGCCTGGGCATGCGTCCTTGGATCTGCGTTGCCTACTCTGCACCTGTTGCAGCTGCGACCGCAGTGTTCCTGATCTACCCGATCGGCCAAGGCAGCTTCTCTGACGGTATGCCTTTGGGCATCAGCGGCACCTTCAACTTCATGTTCGTGTTCCAAGCTGAGCACAACATTCTGATGCACCCCTTCCACATGCTCGGTGTGGCTGGTGTCTTCGGTGGTTCGCTGTTCTCCGCCATGCACGGCTCTCTGGTGACCTCTTCTCTGGTGCGTGAAACCACCGAGAACGAGTCTCAGAACGCTGGTTACAAGTTCGGTCAAGAAGAAGAGACCTACAACATCGTTGCAGCCCACGGCTACTTCGGTCGTCTCATCTTCCAATACGCTTCTTTCAACAACAGCCGTTCTCTGCACTTCTTCCTGGCTGCATGGCCTGTGGTTGGCATCTGGTTCACCGCTCTGGGCATCAGCACCATGGCGTTCAACCTGAACGGTTTCAACTTCAACCAGTCCGTCATCGACTCTCAGGGTCGTGTGATTGGCACCTGGGCTGACGTGCTCAACCGTGCAAACCTGGGTATGGAAGTGATGCACGAGCGCAACGCTCACAACTTCCCCCTTGACCTGGCTGCTGGCGAGGCTGCTCCTGTGGCTCTCTCTGCTCCCGCTATCCACGGTTAA
- a CDS encoding NAD-dependent epimerase/dehydratase family protein: protein MRILIMGGTRFIGVYLTRILVEQGHEVVLFNRGNKPAPVAGVQQIQGDRTDAGQLKEKLAGESFDAVFDNNGRELSDTQPLVEIFQDRLQHFVYVSSAGVYQKSDQMPHVEGDAVDPKSRHRGKFETEDYLATQGVPFTSIRPVYIYGPQNYNPLESWFFDRIVRDRPVPIPGNGAHLTQLGHVQDLAKAMAAVLGNSQAIGQIYNISGDRAVTFDGLARACAAAAGKDPGTLDLVHYDPKAFDFGKRKAFPMRVQHFFTSIDKAKHELGWQPEFDLVGGLRDSFQQDYLATHQDQREVDFSTDEEIVAAR, encoded by the coding sequence ATGCGCATTTTGATCATGGGGGGTACCCGGTTTATCGGGGTTTACCTCACCCGCATCTTGGTAGAGCAAGGCCACGAAGTGGTGCTGTTTAACCGGGGCAACAAGCCTGCGCCCGTGGCGGGCGTGCAGCAAATCCAGGGCGATCGCACCGACGCCGGCCAGCTCAAAGAGAAGCTGGCCGGGGAAAGCTTCGACGCCGTCTTTGACAACAACGGGCGCGAGCTGAGCGACACCCAGCCCCTGGTGGAGATTTTCCAGGACCGTCTACAGCACTTTGTCTACGTCAGCTCGGCGGGCGTGTACCAAAAATCCGACCAGATGCCCCACGTAGAAGGGGACGCCGTCGATCCCAAGAGCCGGCACCGGGGCAAATTTGAGACGGAAGACTATTTGGCCACCCAGGGCGTTCCCTTCACCTCGATTCGCCCGGTCTACATCTACGGCCCCCAAAACTACAACCCGCTGGAGTCGTGGTTCTTTGATCGGATCGTGCGCGATCGCCCGGTGCCGATTCCGGGGAATGGAGCCCACCTGACCCAGCTCGGCCACGTCCAGGACCTGGCCAAGGCCATGGCCGCCGTTCTGGGCAATTCCCAGGCGATCGGCCAGATTTACAATATTTCGGGCGATCGCGCGGTCACCTTTGATGGACTGGCGCGGGCCTGCGCGGCGGCGGCGGGCAAAGACCCCGGAACGCTGGACCTGGTCCACTACGACCCCAAGGCCTTCGACTTCGGCAAGCGCAAGGCTTTCCCCATGCGGGTGCAGCACTTCTTCACCAGCATCGACAAGGCCAAGCACGAGCTGGGCTGGCAGCCGGAGTTTGACCTGGTGGGGGGTCTGCGTGATTCCTTCCAGCAAGACTACCTCGCCACCCATCAAGATCAGCGCGAGGTGGACTTCTCCACCGATGAGGAGATCGTGGCCGCCCGCTAA
- a CDS encoding AI-2E family transporter, which translates to MSQLFSPLQRSLLTWLLILLTGWATLNALSYVGELISILVTAGLIAFLLNFAVTRLERLMSRGLAATLVYLGAGLLVVILGLTLVPPVFSQGRQLVANLPVLLESAQEQLSGFQVWSADHNLPFDVRLVGSQLLGQIQTQAQAIASKSLGLVVGTFNWVLDLILILVISFYMLLDGDRLWQGLISLFSPPIRKHLTESLQRNLQRFVSGQLLLGLFMAVVLAVAFWLLRVPFFLFFAVFIGVLEVIPFIGATLGIASVSIIVAFIDWWLALQVLGVAIAVQQVKDNLVAPRILGNLTGLSPVVIFTALLIGARIGGLLGVILAIPLTGVVKSFTEIVADPSLPPQTGSFFNNPLLAATETVETAATSEPESEA; encoded by the coding sequence ATGAGCCAACTTTTTTCGCCTTTGCAGCGATCGCTGCTGACCTGGCTGCTGATTCTCTTGACGGGCTGGGCGACCCTCAATGCCCTCAGCTACGTGGGAGAGCTGATCAGCATTTTGGTGACAGCGGGGCTGATTGCTTTCTTGCTCAACTTCGCGGTGACGCGGCTGGAGCGGCTAATGTCTCGAGGGCTGGCGGCGACGCTGGTCTACCTGGGGGCGGGGCTGCTGGTGGTGATCTTGGGCCTGACCCTGGTGCCGCCGGTCTTTAGTCAGGGCCGCCAGCTGGTGGCCAACCTGCCGGTGCTGCTGGAGTCTGCTCAGGAGCAGCTGAGCGGGTTTCAGGTCTGGAGCGCAGATCACAACCTGCCCTTTGATGTGCGCCTGGTCGGGTCGCAGCTGCTGGGCCAGATCCAAACCCAGGCCCAGGCGATCGCCTCCAAGAGCCTCGGGCTGGTGGTCGGCACCTTTAACTGGGTGCTCGATCTGATTCTGATTTTGGTGATCTCGTTTTATATGCTGCTGGATGGCGATCGCCTCTGGCAGGGGCTGATTTCCCTCTTTTCGCCGCCGATCCGGAAGCACCTGACGGAGTCGCTCCAGCGCAACCTCCAGCGGTTTGTGTCGGGGCAGCTGCTGCTGGGGCTGTTTATGGCGGTGGTGCTGGCGGTGGCCTTTTGGCTGCTGCGGGTGCCGTTTTTCTTGTTCTTTGCGGTGTTTATCGGGGTGCTGGAGGTGATTCCCTTTATTGGGGCGACCCTAGGGATCGCTTCGGTGAGCATCATTGTGGCCTTCATTGACTGGTGGCTGGCCCTCCAGGTGCTGGGGGTGGCGATCGCCGTCCAGCAGGTCAAGGACAACCTGGTCGCGCCCCGGATCCTGGGCAACCTCACCGGCCTCAGCCCTGTAGTGATTTTCACGGCGCTGCTCATCGGAGCCCGGATCGGCGGCCTGCTGGGAGTAATCCTGGCGATTCCCCTGACCGGCGTCGTCAAGAGCTTTACAGAGATCGTCGCCGATCCCTCCCTGCCGCCCCAGACCGGCTCATTTTTTAATAACCCGCTGCTGGCAGCGACCGAAACAGTGGAAACGGCGGCGACGTCTGAGCCAGAGAGCGAGGCCTAG
- a CDS encoding LOG family protein, with protein sequence MTSSPSSDTLDSLQLEIGELLQQLPTMKHAGLIRRALSTLVRIAQDERDRLDWKILAASLEDLEQGFESFYAHRHIRKVTIFGSARIQPEHPEYYMARDFAQCMSQQGFMVMTGAGGGIMQAGNEGAGPGRSFGLNIRLPFEQEANPYIAGSDKLIYFKYFFTRKLFLLRESDAIALFPGGFGTQDEAFECLTLTQTGKYGPAPLVLIDRPGGTYWHDWNDYIHKNLLSSGLISPDDPSIYTITDRLDVACSAIANFYRVYHSSRYVREKLVLRLKSELTEDHVDTLNQEFRDVVVHGSIEKSQALPEELGDETEPMPRLVFHFNQRDLGRLYQMISRINEMGAPAPESKHPEQK encoded by the coding sequence ATGACTTCCTCTCCTTCCTCAGACACTTTGGATTCCTTGCAGCTTGAGATTGGGGAGCTGCTACAGCAGCTGCCCACCATGAAGCACGCGGGGCTGATTCGCCGCGCCCTCAGCACCCTGGTGCGCATTGCGCAGGATGAAAGAGATCGTCTGGATTGGAAGATTTTGGCTGCCTCCCTCGAAGATCTCGAGCAGGGCTTCGAGAGCTTCTACGCCCATCGGCACATCCGCAAAGTGACGATTTTCGGGTCGGCGCGAATCCAGCCAGAGCACCCCGAGTACTACATGGCGCGGGACTTTGCCCAGTGCATGTCCCAGCAGGGCTTCATGGTGATGACCGGGGCCGGGGGCGGCATCATGCAGGCAGGCAATGAAGGGGCCGGACCGGGGCGCTCCTTCGGGCTAAATATCCGGCTGCCCTTTGAGCAGGAGGCCAACCCTTACATCGCGGGCAGCGACAAGCTGATTTATTTCAAGTATTTCTTCACGCGCAAGCTCTTCTTGCTGCGAGAGAGCGACGCGATCGCTCTGTTTCCGGGCGGGTTCGGCACCCAGGACGAGGCGTTCGAGTGCCTGACGCTGACCCAAACCGGCAAGTACGGCCCCGCACCCCTGGTGCTGATCGATCGGCCGGGGGGCACCTACTGGCACGACTGGAACGACTACATCCACAAGAATCTGCTCAGCAGCGGCCTGATCAGCCCCGATGATCCGAGCATCTACACGATCACCGATCGGCTGGATGTGGCCTGCTCGGCGATCGCCAACTTCTATCGGGTCTACCACTCCAGCCGCTACGTGCGCGAAAAGCTGGTACTGCGCCTCAAGTCCGAGCTGACCGAGGACCACGTCGACACGCTCAACCAAGAGTTTCGCGATGTCGTGGTGCACGGCTCCATCGAGAAGAGTCAGGCGCTGCCGGAGGAACTGGGCGATGAAACCGAGCCCATGCCGCGTCTGGTGTTTCATTTCAACCAGCGCGATCTGGGGCGGCTTTACCAAATGATTTCGCGGATCAATGAGATGGGCGCGCCGGCCCCGGAGTCCAAGCACCCGGAGCAAAAATAG
- a CDS encoding ABC transporter permease gives MNAWQKLKKNPLAQIGAAVLLLLYLMVLLAEFVMPYDPYESQLDGALLPPTEVYWVNTSGQFIGPHVYPTTLGPMDLETGDRELLVDRSQPSPIRLLVKGSSYKLLGLIPGDLHLFGTVGPGKWNVLGTDEQARDQLSRLIYGGRISLTIGLVGILISFPLGLLIGGISGYFGGVTDSLLMRVVEVLMTIPSIYLLVALAAVLPPGLTSAQRFLMIVVITSFVSWTGLARVVRGQVLSLKEREYVQAARALGGTPIYIIVRHILPQTATYVIIAATLSVPGFIAAEAVLSLIGLGIQQPDPSWGNMLSLATNASILVLQPWLIWPPLVLIVVTVLSFNLLGDGLRDALDPRSLQR, from the coding sequence ATGAATGCGTGGCAAAAACTCAAGAAAAACCCCTTGGCCCAGATCGGGGCGGCAGTTCTGCTGCTGCTGTACCTGATGGTGCTGCTGGCAGAGTTTGTGATGCCCTACGACCCCTATGAGTCCCAGCTCGACGGGGCGCTGCTGCCGCCGACCGAAGTGTACTGGGTCAACACATCCGGACAGTTCATCGGTCCCCACGTTTACCCCACGACCCTGGGGCCGATGGACCTGGAAACGGGCGATCGCGAGCTCCTGGTCGATCGCAGCCAGCCTTCTCCCATTCGGCTCCTGGTCAAGGGCTCTTCTTACAAGCTTTTGGGCCTGATCCCGGGGGATCTTCATCTATTTGGCACCGTCGGCCCCGGCAAGTGGAACGTCTTGGGCACCGACGAGCAGGCCCGCGACCAGCTCAGCCGCCTGATCTACGGTGGCCGGATCAGCCTGACCATCGGCTTGGTGGGGATCTTGATTTCCTTCCCCCTGGGCCTGCTGATCGGCGGCATCTCGGGCTACTTTGGCGGCGTGACGGACTCGCTGCTGATGCGGGTGGTCGAAGTGCTGATGACCATCCCGTCGATTTATCTGTTGGTGGCGCTGGCGGCGGTGCTGCCCCCCGGCCTGACCAGCGCCCAGCGATTTTTGATGATCGTGGTGATCACTTCCTTTGTGAGCTGGACCGGCCTAGCGCGGGTGGTGCGGGGCCAGGTCCTCTCCCTCAAGGAGCGGGAATACGTCCAGGCGGCGCGGGCCTTGGGCGGCACCCCGATCTACATCATCGTGCGCCACATCCTGCCCCAGACGGCCACCTATGTGATCATCGCCGCTACCTTGTCGGTGCCGGGATTCATTGCCGCAGAGGCGGTGCTCAGCTTGATCGGCTTGGGTATCCAGCAGCCGGACCCCTCTTGGGGCAACATGCTCTCCCTGGCGACCAACGCGTCGATCTTGGTGCTCCAGCCGTGGCTGATCTGGCCGCCCCTGGTGCTGATCGTGGTGACGGTGCTTTCCTTTAACCTGCTGGGAGACGGCCTGCGGGACGCCCTCGATCCCCGCAGCCTCCAGCGCTAA